One region of Syntrophobacter fumaroxidans MPOB genomic DNA includes:
- a CDS encoding SDR family NAD(P)-dependent oxidoreductase produces MSEPFKGKVCIITGSSSGIGLGLAKELLGRGAVVHMSGWRETNRENLRTTADLLERYPGKAFSRELDVRDARAVAEYIADIAAGGPVDYMFSNAGVGLEMPFIGVDLAVWDKILGVDLYGVIHCVQAVVPLMLEQGHGHIVNTASVAGIVPLPYQAVYCAAKYAVVGFSESLRYELEPYNIKVTAVCPGAVATQIFQRGLDYTVHEELPMPEEAIGIDHAALEILEGVEAGRGILPVTDFARAMYENIRTDPARNDVVMRSIARDRRQRFIDRGLLDR; encoded by the coding sequence ATGAGCGAACCGTTTAAGGGAAAAGTGTGCATCATCACCGGTTCATCGAGCGGCATCGGGCTTGGTCTCGCCAAGGAACTGCTCGGGCGGGGCGCGGTGGTTCATATGTCCGGTTGGCGCGAAACCAACCGGGAAAACCTGCGAACAACGGCGGACCTGTTGGAAAGATACCCGGGAAAGGCTTTTTCGCGGGAACTGGATGTGCGCGACGCAAGGGCCGTTGCGGAATATATCGCGGACATTGCCGCCGGGGGCCCCGTCGATTACATGTTCAGCAATGCCGGCGTGGGCCTGGAGATGCCGTTTATCGGAGTCGACTTGGCCGTGTGGGATAAGATCCTCGGGGTTGACCTCTACGGCGTGATCCACTGCGTGCAGGCGGTGGTGCCGCTCATGCTCGAACAGGGACATGGGCACATCGTCAATACGGCTTCCGTGGCGGGCATCGTTCCGCTGCCCTACCAGGCGGTCTATTGCGCCGCTAAGTACGCCGTCGTTGGATTCAGCGAGAGTCTTCGCTATGAGCTGGAGCCTTACAACATCAAAGTCACGGCGGTTTGCCCCGGCGCGGTCGCCACGCAAATCTTTCAGCGGGGCTTGGATTATACGGTCCACGAGGAACTGCCCATGCCCGAAGAGGCGATCGGCATCGATCATGCCGCCCTCGAGATCCTGGAAGGCGTCGAGGCCGGCCGCGGGATCCTTCCCGTCACCGACTTTGCGCGGGCGATGTACGAAAACATCCGGACCGATCCTGCCCGCAACGATGTCGTCATGCGGTCGATTGCACGGGACAGGCGACAGCGGTTTATTGACAGGGGCCTGCTGGATCGCTGA
- a CDS encoding transglycosylase SLT domain-containing protein → MQDCSKPRRLVYLVAALFMAAGVIGCATAETSAPAGPPVQAAVQAERTAAPVQVQRPAHQSPGMVAYYPPPGRMDFCGEHVPLENQEVMERFDKEFTLVVYNHAQIYRWLKRRDGYFQWMEERLRRLNLPEDLKYVALAESEPPLSTADRKRWAEMRNDFERSPESALQYLGDLHRSFRSWSLALAAYCCGEKRIMDESRAQGQSDFYKMMLPQETERYVFKVLAIKAVLSDPARYGYELPKGARQR, encoded by the coding sequence ATGCAGGATTGCTCTAAACCCCGGAGATTGGTCTACCTCGTGGCGGCCCTTTTCATGGCGGCCGGCGTGATCGGCTGTGCAACGGCGGAAACCAGCGCCCCCGCCGGTCCGCCCGTTCAGGCGGCGGTTCAGGCGGAAAGGACGGCGGCGCCCGTACAGGTCCAGCGTCCGGCGCATCAGAGCCCCGGCATGGTCGCCTATTATCCTCCTCCCGGCAGGATGGATTTCTGCGGGGAGCACGTCCCGCTGGAAAACCAGGAGGTCATGGAGCGATTCGACAAGGAGTTCACTCTCGTCGTATACAACCATGCGCAGATTTACCGGTGGTTGAAACGCAGGGACGGTTATTTCCAGTGGATGGAGGAACGCCTGCGGCGCCTCAACCTGCCCGAAGACCTGAAATATGTGGCCCTTGCGGAAAGCGAGCCTCCGCTGAGCACCGCCGATAGGAAAAGATGGGCGGAAATGCGCAATGACTTCGAACGGTCCCCGGAGAGCGCTCTCCAGTATCTGGGGGATCTTCACCGCAGTTTCAGGAGCTGGTCTCTTGCGCTGGCGGCTTACTGCTGCGGTGAGAAGCGCATCATGGACGAATCCCGCGCGCAGGGACAGTCGGATTTTTACAAGATGATGCTGCCGCAGGAGACGGAGCGCTACGTTTTCAAGGTTTTGGCGATCAAGGCGGTCCTGAGCGACCCGGCGCGGTACGGGTACGAACTGCCCAAAGGCGCCCGGCAACGCTAG